The genomic region GCCTCTGCGCCACCGCCTCGCGCTTCCTTCAGCTCTGCCTTGCGCAATTCTTCCTCCGCCTCCTTGAGCGCCTCCTCCGCCGGGCTGCGCTTTTCCTTCAATTCGCGAATCGAGGTTTCCAGGTTCTCCACCCGGCTTCTGGCTGCCTTGGCAAAGGTCGGATAGGCAAAGTGCGAAACATCGGTGATGCCGGCTTTCTTTTCCTCGACATCGATCTGAGCCTGCAGATCGGCGGCCATGCGCTCGAACTCGGCCAGCATCATGTCGATCTGGGCAAGCTGGCGTGTCTTTTCCTGCACCTGGAAATGCTTCAATCGAAGCAGGTTGTCGCGCGATTTCATACTCAGTACTCCTTGAAATCCCCTCAAACTGCCCTGACCGGTACAAAACACCACCGGCTGGCACTATGTTTGCTGCCCCACAGCCCGCAATACGGACTACTGTGCAATCACGGCTCGTTCCATCTTCGATAACGGATCGTTTACCCGCTCCTTTAAGCATAAACCGCTTCTCTTAAGAGCCGGTAAACCCGCCCGAAAACACACTCCAAAAACCTGTGAAAAAGATTCGTTTTTGCTTGATCTTCTGGAAAACTGTCACTGAAGCAATTTGTTAAGGTGTCTTGTTAATTTCTGAACATAATATTTTTTCATTAAAAATCAGTCGGTTAAGAATTATTTCTGGAGTCAGGCTTTTGCTCTTGCGCTAAAGAATCACATTTTGTTAACCATTTGCCATCAGTATTCTGAAACCAATTCAGATGCGTACGGTGTTTCGGCGACGAGGCAATGATTGGAACACCGGATGGATGCGGCCATTAAAGAAGGGGATCCAGAATGCGAGTTCTGCTGATTGAGGATGACAGCGCTACGGCTCAGAGCATTGAGCTGATGCTTAAATCCGAAAGTTTCAACGTGTACACCACCGATCTCGGTGAAGAGGGCGTCGATCTCGGCAAGCTATATGACTACGACATCATATTGCTGGATCTCAACCTGCCGGACATGTCCGGTTACGAGGTGCTTCGCACACTCCGTCTTTCCAAGGTAAAGACACCCATTCTGATTCTTTCCGGCCTCGCCGGCATTGAAGACAAGGTCCGCGGACTGGGCTTTGGCGCCGACGATTACATGACCAAGCCCTTCCACAAGGACGAGCTGGTCGCCCGCATTCATGCCATCGTACGCCGCTCGAAAGGCCACGCCCAGTCTGTGATCACCACCGGTGACCTGGTCGTCAACCTGGATGCGAAGACCGTGGAAGTTGCCGGCACCCGGGTGCATCTCACCGGCAAGGAATACCAGATGCTGGAGCTTCTTTCCCTCCGCAAGGGAACGACGCTCACCAAGGAAATGTTCCTCAACCATCTTTATGGCGGCATGGATGAGCCCGAACTGAAGATCATTGACGTGTTCATCTGCAAGCTGCGCAAGAAACTTGCAGCAGCGGCAGGCGGCCTCAACTACATCGAAACGGTATGGGGCCGCGGCTATGTGCTGCGCGAGCCCGAAACCAGCGAAATGGCCGAAGCTGTCTGACAACTGCAAAAGCAATCGAAAAAAAACCCGCCGTAACGGCGGGTTTTTTTTGCTCAGATTCTATGCTGCCACCGGTGGCTCTTCAAGCAGGCCCACTTCACCGAACTTCTTTGCAATCATCTGCCGGTTAAACGGCTTCAGCAGAAATCCGCCGGCCCCGGCCCGCTTTGCCCGGGTCAACAACGGTACGTTCACCTCGCTGGTACAAAACAGTATTTTCAGCTTGTCCGCCTTGGGATAGGCGCCAAGCCACTGAACCAGCTCAAGGCCGTCCATTCCCGGCATGTCCCAATCGATCAGAATGCCGTCCGGCATGTTGTCGGCGCACATCGCCTGGGCCTGGAGACCGTCGGCAGCCTCAACCACAACAAAACCGAGGTCCTCGATAATCCGCTTGGCAACTTTGCGGATGACCGGGGAATCGTCGGCAATCATGAAAATCTTCATTGCATTCTTCCTTGACCTATACTCGGCAGCGGCTTCCCGCCCGCGCATTTCTGCAGTGCCAGGTGGGGCACATCCTATCGAAGGTGGAAAAAGATTCGGTAAACGGGCTTGCCGGCACCGCTGAACCGGACGATCAGCATGCTTTAGCGTTAACGGGCAGTAAAGACGCAGCAGCGCTTCGGGGCAGCCTCCAGTGTGACAAAATACACATCACAATCTTCTTCCGTTTCGTAAGAACGGCAAGAAACTGGAGATTGCGGGAGGCCTGAGGATAATAACGCCCCAGAACATCCGATGACCATAACGCAATGGCGGCCGTCAGCCCTTCGGGGCTGGCGGCTTTGCTTTTTTTAACGGGCTTTTCTTCAGCCTGCCTTGGCTTCGAACACCACATTTTCGCCGTCCAGACTGGCGCTGACTTCCATGCCCTCGCTTTGGGCAAGTTTCAGCGTGTAGAGCGGCTGAACGCCATGGGCATCGAGCGGTTCGTCATGGGAACCGTTCAACAGGTCGAGGAATACCGGCGGCACGCGGGCATTGGTACCGTTTGCGACAACCTTGAAGCTCGGCTTGCCGTTCGGGTCTTCAAAACTCGCGGAAATCTTGCCGCCGCGGGGAATCGCATGCAAGGCAACCAGCAGCAGGTTAAGCAACAGCTTCACCTTGTTCTTGCGCATCAGCGCCCGCTCACCTGACCATTCCAGTTCGGTCTTTTTTTCATTGGCGAAATATCCCTGGGCAACGGCCTGGGCATCGCCGGTATCGATGTCGGCACCGGCTGAACCTGCCGCTCCAAAGGCGATACGCGCAAACTGCAGTTTGGACGAGGCGTTGGTGGCCGAGGAACGGATCAGCCCCATTGCGATCTCCTTGGTTTCGGCATCGCTGTCATCATCCAGCAGTTCAAGCCCGTTGGCGATCGCTCCGACCGGCGAAATGATGTCATGGCACACGCGGCTGCACAAAAGTGCGGCAAGATCCATTGCGGATATGTCTGGCAAGGCTGGCATTGGTTTCCCCGTCTTGTTGCCCTGTTACGGGCAGGCCCCATTGATCGGCAATCCGGCTTGGCAGCTCAACCCGGAGGAGGCTGCAACAGCGCCATTGATGGCAATCACCGGTTCCTTCCCCAGGTTCCGGCCATTGTCCTGCATTCAAAACCGCAGCATCCGTGCGAGGCCGCCCCGAATCACATGTTGAATGCTGACCTAGGGTTACACAATGAACCGGCTGCGTTAAAGCATCTCAACACCGCCACCCACGCCGAAATCCCGCAAACAGGCCTTCGGCCGTCAAACTTCATTGCTTTGCCACATTTGATTCACCTTCTGGCAAGCAATTGCGTTCATAGTTTTTTCACCAAACCGCAATGCACACCCCTTCAACGCGGGAAGGAGTTTTTCATGTCAGAACTTATCTGGAATGCGCCGGGCTCGGGAAATGCCGCCACAGCACCCCTCGGCCGCAGGATTCTCGGTTTCATCCTGCAGGTTGCGTTTTTCGTGGCTGTATTTTCCGTCTTGCTGGCAAATGCCAAACCGGCCAACGCCCAGGCCAGCCAGCACTACTCGGCACAGGAGATCGTTGACGCCGGCCATAATTTCTTCGGCAAGACCTCCGGTGCACTTGCCTCCGCCATTGAGCGCACTTTCGCCGAACGCGGCATGCCCAACGGCTATATTCTCGGTGAAGAGGCTGGCGGCGCCTTTATCGGCGGACTGCGCTATGGCGAAGGCGTGCTCTACACAAAGAATGCCGGCGACCACAAGGTGTTCTGGCAGGGACCCTCGATTGGCTGGGACTATGGCATTGACGGTAACCGTACCATGATGCTGGTCTATAACCTGCCCGATGTGCCGACCCTTTACCGGCGCTATTTCGGCGTTTCGGGTTCCGCCTATCTGGTTGGCGGCGTCGGGGTTACTGCCCTGACCAATCGTGGCGTACACCTGGTTCCGATCCGCACCGGTCTTGGGGTGCGCCTTGGCGCCAATGTCGGCTATCTGAAGCTTTCCACCCGGCCGATGATCAACCCTTTCTGAGGGAACACACGCTGAAAACCTTTAAAGAGGCCTGCGGGCCTCTTTTTTTGTTGCCGTTCGGCGCTTGTTTTCCGGTCCTCCTGCGGGCTTGGGAATTAACCCAAAAACGTCATTTTTGAGGGTTAACGATGGCTTAACGTGGAAAGCGGCGGGCATTCATGTCATCATGATCGAAGTTCCCGCGTAACCGTTTAAGGGCTGCACACGTGTTTGAAGGTGTCCTCTATTTCATTCTCGGCTTTCTGGCCTCTGCGCTGATCGCGCTCATGATTTCCCCCGCCATCTGGAACCGGGCCGTGGTGCTGACCAAACGGCGCATCGAAAGTTCGGTTCCCCTCACCCTCAACGAGGTGCAGGCTGACAAGGACCAGTTGCGTGCTGAATTTGCCATGAGCACGCGGCGCCTCGAAATGTCCATTGAGGAACTGCAGGACAAGGCAGACCGGCAGGTCATCGAAATCAACCGCAAGCGGGACGAACTGGCAAAGCTCGCCGAGGAAAGCCGCGCAAAGATCCGCATGGTGGAAGAACTGGAATCGCGCAGCGCCGATTTGCGCAACAAACTCAACCAGCGTGAGGAGCAGCTGAGCCGGACGGCCGAAGAACTGGAACAGACCCGTGCAAAGCTCGACGCCAAGGCGCATGAGTTCGAGGAAATGCAGCGCAAGTTCCACGATGCCAAGGCAGAAGCCGACTCCCGCCGCATCGAACTGGTCGCCAAACAGACCAATCTTGATGAGTTTTCCGACAAGGCCAGCTCTGTGGAAGCCGAGAAGGCACAGCTGCAAGAGGAAGCCGATGCCCTGCGCGCCGGCATTGCCAGGCTCGAAAGCGAGATCGCATCGGCCGAAAAACGCTATCGCGACACCGAGGACCGGCTGGCCCGCGCCAGCAAACTCAACAAGGAATTGGAGGACCGCCTTCAAAGCACCGAGCGCAACGTCCAGCAGCTGCGCTCCTCCTCCCAATCCGAAGACGATTCCAGCAACGAACTGACCCGCATGCTGATGGAAGAACGCAAGAAGGCCACGAGACTGGAGGCCGACCTTGCCAAGGCTACCCTGCGCATGGAAGCGCTCCTGTCGGACGCTTCCAATGAAAACGTCTCAAAGGCAATGACCGTCCTCAACAAGGAAAAGACCGAATTGCGCAAACAGCTCAAGGCTGCCACCAGGGAGCGCGACGCGCTCGAAAAGCGCGTGTCGGACGCCAACCTGAAAGACAGCGCCGAGTGGGAGAACGAACGCAAGGAAAATGCCGTTCTGCGCGAGCGCATCAACGACCTTGCAGCCCAGGTGACCGCCATGACGGCAGCCATGGAAGGCGAGGAGTCGCCGATCCACGACATTCTCAAACGCGCCGAAAAGGAAGGACACAAGAGCGGGGACGAAGGCAACACCCTGGCCGACCGCGTCCGCGCCCTGCAGGAAACCGCCCGCCTCAAGCAGGCCAATTAGGGTCGTATCAGCAAATTTGGGCCAGGAAGCCCAATTGGAGTCAGGCAGCCATCAGCTTGAAATCGGCAAAGGCCGCATCAGCTGCCGTCAGCTTTCCGTCACCGTTACTATCGAAAACGCTGCGGATCGCCTCAAGATCGCCTTGTGCCGTCGGGTCCCATTCGGTGAAAATGAACTGACGGCTTTCGATGATGGTATTGTGACCGTCTGGGTCATAGAACAGCACCGCATCGCCCGCACCCGCCCAGGCGGTGCGGTTCTGCAAACCGTCATTGTCGGTATCCACAAAGACCGTGGACTGCGTAAGCTCCGTGATCGATATCCCGTCGCCATCGAGATCGAGCAGGACGGGCACTGACATTGCGCCCCGGCCTCCCATACTGGTATCCGAATAGCCCGCATTGGCTTCGGCAGCGCTCCTTTCGCTTGTGCCGCCTCGGGCGGAACCATTGCCCTCGCCACCGCGACTGGAAACGGCGTCTCTTATCGCGGCTTCAACCCGAACGACATCCTTGATGTCACTGGAATTCAGTCCGCTATTGTAGGCAGCCCTCTTCGCATCTTTAACGGTCCCGCCTCTTGCGATGGCATCCCTGGCAGCATCAAAGCCACTCCGGGTGGAACCGTCCGGCTCTACAATACCCGTAAAACCATATGTCGTGGGAGTGATGCCATAGTTCACATAGTTGATATACCAGCCATCAATCAGAGGGGCAGGAGTGAGATCCACGACCTTCTGCTCTGGGCCATTGACATCGATGTCCCTACGCGCAGCATCAACCTGCGTCGATGAAATGCCATATCTCTTGGCACTGTCTTTGACCCTGTCCGGTCCGGAAACTGAGATCGGCGAAGGGGCTGACACCGCTTCAGGCGTGACGGTTTTCCCGCCGGGCGATGTTCCCCGTCCAGGACCAACCGATGAATCATAGTCCTTGCCGCGCTCGCCGATGGGAGAACCATAGCCATCTGGGTCCTGACCGACTTTAGCGGACCCGATATTTGAATCGATTACTTTTCCACCGGGCAAATTTCCCCGGCCCGGGTTGACAGCGGGGCTGTCATATCCCCAGTTTACCGGGTCGGCTCCACGAGGGTCGTAACCGTAATGCTTGTCGAATCCGTGAATGGTTTCGACCCCTTGAACCGGGGAGAACCCTTCCCGAAATATTCCTTTTGGGTCGGCGTCTACTGAGTAGTACTTGCCAGCATTCGGATTTGCACCAGGAGAAAAGTCAAAATCAGCATTGAATTCTACATAAGCATTATAGTCTGTGGTCCCAACACCTGTTCTCACCCCGACTTCGCCCTCAGTTGAGATGCTGCCGCCGACCAATACACCCGCAGTTCCGTGTGTAAAAACGTCTACTTTAATTCCAGGTTTTTTTGAGCTAACACCGTGAAGAGGGTCAGCAGAAAACAGTTTCGTCGGATCGGCTACAAAGCCGGTCAGTTCTATGTTCCTCGCCAAAGGCACCTTCTCAAGAGCAGTGCCAACCATTGGTAATGCACTAGCGGTCACAGTCAGCGTCGCAGTTGCTTTGCCCGAAATAACCCCGTATTCAGTTCTAGTTGTCGTGCCCGGGATTGTACCCGGAGATTTAAATCCAAAACTTATGTCGAAGGATTTTACAGAAAGCGTCATTTGAACCCCATCATTTTTTCATACGCTTATTATTTTTATTGATTTTCGCTCAACTTTTTTTTATGCCAATGTTGATTAACATAACCACTATCAAGGCAACCCAAAATATATAAATATCAAAAGAGTAATTATTGTTATAAAAATAAGAGATTAATATTAACGAGCAACATAATAATATAAAAAACCACATGCCTAATGTCTTCAAATTCATCAAGAAATTTCCTTCACAGCAGCGCATCTAATGGTTATTAAGTCACTTATATGTTTTACGCCACATACCCGCCTCCGATTGCTGTTGCGCCTGCCTTGGCGAGCAGGCGGCCGGTGGTTCGGGTGTTGAACCCACCTTCTTTGGTGCCCGTCGTCACATGGATCAGTACCTGATCAGCGCCGCGGGTCTTGGCCCAGGCCTTCAGCGCCTTTAACAGCCGCAGGAAGGTCTTGGCCTGGCGCATCTTGTCGCCCATTGTCGCGCTTTTGGGGGTTGCGCCCTTGCCCGGATCGAGCACAGCCTCCCGGTCGATGGCGATTACATGACAGGTCGCCATCAGACCCATTTTGGACAACCCCAGCATCCCGTTCACCCTCCTGCCAGCCCCTGCCAATCATCACACCGTCATCGCCGCTGCTGCGCCGGGAAAGTGCTCGCAAACCGATACTAGAGCGTGTCCGGCTTAAATGGAATCGTTTGAGCGCCGGGAGTTTGGTCTTCGGCAAGGAGGAAAATGCGGCGCAGTGCAGGCACTGTCAGTATTTTCCGGCGCTGCCCGAAGGGCAAGGAACAAGGTTCAAACGATTGCAGAAAACCCGGTACATTCATGATGTTAAGTGCCCGGCTGTGGTGTCTTTTGCGTTCTGGCTTCGCCGAAATCCTCGCAAGGTGGCAAGGCACCGCGCTGCGGTGTTCTCCTTGCCGGAAACGAAAAATCCATCCATGCAAACTGCTTTAATTTAAACCGGACACGCTCTAGTAAATTGAAGCCTTAGCGCAACCGCAGCTTGCCGGCCACCTGCCGGGTGGAAAGGTCGAAGAACCACACCTCCGCCCCGCCATCGGAAAGCTGCAGGTGCAGCACGGCCCGCCCGCCGGTCTCGGAGACCGAGACAAGCCTTGCGCCGTCGGGAATGTCCACCATGGCGTCGAAACCCGGCTCGATGGGGACTGCCCCCCCGCCACCGCATGCTGCCCAAGCTCCGATCCCCCGGTTTGCCCGCCATCCTCCTCGCCATAGCCACCGAGCTTGTAGACAACCGCACCGAGGACCGCCATAAGCGCTACGATGTTGATGCCCATGAAGATTGCGCCGACACGCGCCAGCTTGCGCCGCACCCGCTCCGTTGCCGGATCGAGCGGTTTTTCCTCATCGTTGAATTCCGGCTGTGCGTTCATGGATGGTCTGCCTTGCCAGTTGCGGCCCGCATCTGCTGCCATGGAAGTAAAGTGCGATGTCTGGTAGCGCAGACGACCCGGAAATAAAAGCCTTCACCGTGGAGGAGAGCGAGGCCGGCGGCCGGCTCGATGCCTGGCTTGCAGGCCGGATGCCGCCGCACGTCTCGCGCAACCGCGTCGCGGCGCTGATCCGCGACGGCATGGTCATGTTCAGGGAAAGGCCCTCCACGGCGGGCAAGAAAAAGGTGGCAGCCGGTGAAACCTATGCGGTGCTTGTCCCTCCGCCCGAGCCGGCAGCCCCCCGGCCCCAGAAGATCACCCTCGACATTCTTCATGAGGATGATCACCTCATCGTCGTCAACAAACCGGTGGGCATGGTGGTGCATCCGGGCATCGGCAATCCGGACGGCACGCTGGTCAACGCCTTGCTGCACCATTGCGGCAGTTCGCTTGCCGGCATTGGCGGCGTCAAGCGCCCCGGCATCGTTCACCGCCTCGACAAGGACACCTCGGGCGTCATGGTCGCAGCCAAGACCGAGGAAGCAATGGCGGGCCTTGCCGCGCAATTTGCCGATCACGGCAGGAGCGGACCGCTGGAGCGTGCCTATCTTGCCCTGGTCTGGGACATTCCCGCTTCAAACGCCGGAACGGTCGACGCGCCGCTTGGCCGCGCGCCCAACAACCGGACAAAGCGCGCCATTGTCGAAGCGGCAACCCCCGGCGCCCGCCATGCCGTCACCCACTACAAGGTGCTGGAGACGTTTATTCGAAAAGCAGACGACCGTCCCCTCGCCGCCCTGCTTGAATGCCGCCTCGAAACGGGCCGCACCCATCAGATACGGGTGCACATGGCCCATCTTGGCCACCCGCTTGTCGGCGACCCGGTATATGGCAAGCATTTTGCCACCAAGGCAGATGCGCTGCCAGAACCGGCGAAAACGGTGGTAAAGGCGTTTGGCCGCCAGGCGCTGCACGCTGCCGTCCTCGGCTTCGAACACCCGGCAACCGGCAAACACCTGCGCTTTGAAGCCCCGGCTCCGGACGATTTTCGCTCCCTTAAAAACGCTTTGAAAACCATATAACCAATTGCTATAAAACGATATTTTCTGACGGTTACAATTTCTTTATCGTTTATTACCGAAATTTCATGAAACCGCCGCAACTTTTCCTATATAAAGACATTACGGACGGTGAATTTCACGTCCGTACGGCTTGCCGGAACGGGAGCCGGAACAACAAGACGGAGGGTGCAATCCATGGCCCAGGCCACAACCACAACCTTGCCCAGCGTCGCTTCCGGCGATAGCGGGCTTTCACGCTACATGCAGGAAATTCGCAAGTTCCCCATGCTGGAACCCGACGAAGAGTACATGCTTGCCAAACGTTATCACGAATATGACGACCCGGAGGCTGCCCACAAGCTGGTGACCAGCCATCTGCGCCTCGTTGCCAAGATCGCCATGGGCTATCGCGGCTACGGCCTGCCCATCGGCGAGGTCGTTTCCGAAGGCAATGTCGGGCTGATGCAGGCCGTCAAGAAGTTTGATCCCGAACGCGGTTTCCGCCTCGCCACCTATGCCATGTGGTGGATCAAGGCGTCGATCCAGGAATACGTGCTGCGCTCCTGGAGCCTGGTCAAAATGGGCACGACCGCCAACCAGAAGCGGCTGTTCTTCAACTTGCGCAAGGCCAAAAGCAAAATCCAGGCGCTGGATGATGGCGACCTCAATCCCGATCAGGTCAAGCAGATCGCCACACAGCTAAGCGTCAGCGAAGAAGAGGTGGTTTCCATGAACCGCCGTCTTGGCGGCGATGCCTCCCTCAACGCCCCAATCAAGGCAAGCGAGGGCGAAAGCGGCGAATGGCAGGACTGGCTGGTCGATGATACCGAAAATGCCGAGCAAATCCTCGTCAAGCAGGACGAGCTGGAAGCCCGGCGCGACATGCTTGCCGATGCGCTCGATGTGCTGACCGACCGCGAAAAGCGCATCTTTCTTGCCCGCCGGCTTGAGGAAAATCCGATTACGCTGGAGGAATTGTCCGGCGAGTTCGATATCTCAAGGGAACGCGTACGCCAGATCGAGGTCCGCGCTTTCGAGAAAGTGCAGAAGGCGATGAAGCAGGCAGCCCGCGACATGGCGGACGAAAACCGCGTGGCGCTGGAAAACCACGCCGGCTGACCGCCACCTGAATGTTATGAAAGCCCGGCCCACCAGCCGGGCTTTTTTGCGCTTTATTGAGCGGGTGCAAGCTCTATTGCCAGCTTCTCCACTGCCACGGTTTTCTTGACCAGCCCCGATGCTTTCATGAAACGCCCAAACCGCGCATAGCGCGCCGCATCGAGCGCAGCCGGCCGCTTGGCAAGCCGGGGCAACGTGTCTGCCCAGGCACGGCGGTTAAGCTCATTGTCGAGATCGGGATGGGCCTTGATGAACAATGCCCATGCTTCGCCTGGATGGTTGGTAAGCCAAAGCGTTGCTTCTTCGACAACATCGAGAAACTGCCGCAGACGATTGTCCGACACCCGGTCCTTGTGGGCAACCAGGATCAGTTCATCATAAACGGGGACACCGTTTTCCTCCGGATAAAACGCCTTTCCCGGATGGCCTTCGATATCGAGCTGGTTGAGTTCGAAATTGCGGAAGGCGCCGATCACTGCATCCACATTTCCGGTAATCAGCGAGGGGGAAAGCGCAAAGTTGATGTTGACCAGTTTGACATCGTCAAGGGACAGGCCGGCGGTTTTCAGCATGGCGCCCAGCACCGCATCCTCAAACCCACCGACGGAAAAGCCGACCGTCTTGCCTTTCAGATCGGCGATGGCGTCAATGCCGGACGACTGCAGCACGACCAGCGAGTTGAGCGGCGTCTCAGCAAGCGTGCCGACGCGTAGCAGCGGCAGTCCCTCATCGACCTGCACATGCAGTTGCGGCTGATAGGAAATCGCAAGATCAGCCTGACCGGCGGCAACCAGGCGCGGCGGCGCGCTCGGATCGGCAGGCGGGACCAGTTCCACGTCAAGGCCGGCTTCGTCGAACATGCCTCTTTGTTTTGCCACAACGAGCGCCGCATGATCGGGATTAACGAACCAGTCAAGCAGGACGGTTAGCTTGTCTGCCGCATGTGCAGGCAGCGATGCACTGACCAGAGCCAGTGAGAGAACCAGCATTCTCAACATTCAAAATACTCCGTGTTTTTGAAAAATTCAGTCATGGGCGTGACGTGCCCACCAGATAAGTCGATCGGACAGCTTCACCACCGCAAAGCGCAGTAGCCAGGCGCACACGGCGAGCACGATGAGGGCTGCAAACACCACATCCATCTGGGTGCGCGCATTGGCCTGCAGCATGACAAATCCAAGCCCGCCTGCAGCGCCCGCCCATTCGCCGACAACCGCACCGATGGGCGCGATGGTGGCCGCAACCTTAAGGCCGGTCATGAGCGGCGGCAGGGCGGCAGGCAGCCGCATGTGATAAAAGAGCTGCATCCGGTTTGCTCCCCAGCTGTGGCCGAGATCAAGCCATCTTGCCGGAGTCTGTTTCAGGCCATCATAAAACGCGGAAGCGATCGGGAAGAAGATAATCAGTGCAGCCATGACGATCTTTGACCCGAGCCCCAGGCCAAACCAGATTACCAGAATGGGTGCAATGGCGAAGACCGGCAGCGTTTGCGTCGTTACAACAACCGGCATCAGATAGCGGTCGAGAACCGGAAACCCCGCCAGGGCAATGGCAACCCCCATGCCGAGCAGACTGCCGGCGAGAAGCCCCAATACCATTTCCTGAACGGTGATCAGCGCATTGACGCCAACATATTGGAACTGGTGATACATCACGCCTGCAACGGTGGACGGGCCGGGAAGCAGAAAGTCCGGCGGCCCGAAAAACCACTTGGCTCCCTGCCAGACAGCCAGCAGCAGCGCCAGCACGCTCAAGGCGTGCAACAGGCTAAACAAGGCAGACCGCCGTGGTTCCATTGCTTTGTCCCGGGCCATATCGAACCGTGCCGCGGCACGCGCCGACGCAATTATTCCGGATGCTGTTTGGGAAGAAAACTCAGCGACGCTGGGAGAGGGGACGATGGAAAACTGGCCAGTCCCGGAATCTCCATCCCTTCGCCGGCATTACCCGGATCAGGTTTCCGATCCCGAAACTGGCCGGCAGCAAGTGCCTTCATGGTCCGGGATCAAGGGTTCAGCGTCCACTGTCTCAGCCCGTAAGAGCACCCCTTGGAGTTCCCAACTGGATACAGGAAGGAAAATGGCGGCGCAAGTGGGAACGCGGCAGACTGCAAAAGCTCAGCGGTTGCGCCAGTCCGCCAGCGCTTCGGAGAAGATCTTTTTGCCGGTCGCACCTTTTTCGAGCGTGACCAGACCACGCCGCCCGGTCAGATAGGTGATGGGCACATCAATCCAGTTCGCGGTCTCCAGCAGGCCGAGATTGGTCTGCTGGGCCTGTTCGAGATTGTTAAGCGCGATCAGGAAAAAACCCGCATCAATGCGCGCCGGAACGCCAACAAGACTTTCTCCCCGCGCCTGTTCGGTGGACTTCATGACGAAGCGGGAAACCTGGTCGATATTGCCGCCGGAAAAGCCTGGCGGAACGGTGAAGAACAGTTCGATGATATGGCTGGCGGGAAGCGCTGCATCAACATTGCGCTTGATCGTCAGGTTAAGTTGAAGCCCCCGCGCGGGAACCTCCATCACCCCCTTGATCACCGCCTCTGGGGCGGC from Salaquimonas pukyongi harbors:
- a CDS encoding flagellar export protein FliJ, with translation MKSRDNLLRLKHFQVQEKTRQLAQIDMMLAEFERMAADLQAQIDVEEKKAGITDVSHFAYPTFAKAARSRVENLETSIRELKEKRSPAEEALKEAEEELRKAELKEARGGGAEAVDPVVEDQIERRMMIG
- the ctrA gene encoding response regulator transcription factor CtrA; the protein is MRVLLIEDDSATAQSIELMLKSESFNVYTTDLGEEGVDLGKLYDYDIILLDLNLPDMSGYEVLRTLRLSKVKTPILILSGLAGIEDKVRGLGFGADDYMTKPFHKDELVARIHAIVRRSKGHAQSVITTGDLVVNLDAKTVEVAGTRVHLTGKEYQMLELLSLRKGTTLTKEMFLNHLYGGMDEPELKIIDVFICKLRKKLAAAAGGLNYIETVWGRGYVLREPETSEMAEAV
- a CDS encoding response regulator — its product is MKIFMIADDSPVIRKVAKRIIEDLGFVVVEAADGLQAQAMCADNMPDGILIDWDMPGMDGLELVQWLGAYPKADKLKILFCTSEVNVPLLTRAKRAGAGGFLLKPFNRQMIAKKFGEVGLLEEPPVAA
- the chpT gene encoding histidine phosphotransferase ChpT, producing the protein MPALPDISAMDLAALLCSRVCHDIISPVGAIANGLELLDDDSDAETKEIAMGLIRSSATNASSKLQFARIAFGAAGSAGADIDTGDAQAVAQGYFANEKKTELEWSGERALMRKNKVKLLLNLLLVALHAIPRGGKISASFEDPNGKPSFKVVANGTNARVPPVFLDLLNGSHDEPLDAHGVQPLYTLKLAQSEGMEVSASLDGENVVFEAKAG
- a CDS encoding DUF1134 domain-containing protein, with protein sequence MSELIWNAPGSGNAATAPLGRRILGFILQVAFFVAVFSVLLANAKPANAQASQHYSAQEIVDAGHNFFGKTSGALASAIERTFAERGMPNGYILGEEAGGAFIGGLRYGEGVLYTKNAGDHKVFWQGPSIGWDYGIDGNRTMMLVYNLPDVPTLYRRYFGVSGSAYLVGGVGVTALTNRGVHLVPIRTGLGVRLGANVGYLKLSTRPMINPF
- a CDS encoding RluA family pseudouridine synthase translates to MSGSADDPEIKAFTVEESEAGGRLDAWLAGRMPPHVSRNRVAALIRDGMVMFRERPSTAGKKKVAAGETYAVLVPPPEPAAPRPQKITLDILHEDDHLIVVNKPVGMVVHPGIGNPDGTLVNALLHHCGSSLAGIGGVKRPGIVHRLDKDTSGVMVAAKTEEAMAGLAAQFADHGRSGPLERAYLALVWDIPASNAGTVDAPLGRAPNNRTKRAIVEAATPGARHAVTHYKVLETFIRKADDRPLAALLECRLETGRTHQIRVHMAHLGHPLVGDPVYGKHFATKADALPEPAKTVVKAFGRQALHAAVLGFEHPATGKHLRFEAPAPDDFRSLKNALKTI
- the rpoH gene encoding RNA polymerase sigma factor RpoH; amino-acid sequence: MAQATTTTLPSVASGDSGLSRYMQEIRKFPMLEPDEEYMLAKRYHEYDDPEAAHKLVTSHLRLVAKIAMGYRGYGLPIGEVVSEGNVGLMQAVKKFDPERGFRLATYAMWWIKASIQEYVLRSWSLVKMGTTANQKRLFFNLRKAKSKIQALDDGDLNPDQVKQIATQLSVSEEEVVSMNRRLGGDASLNAPIKASEGESGEWQDWLVDDTENAEQILVKQDELEARRDMLADALDVLTDREKRIFLARRLEENPITLEELSGEFDISRERVRQIEVRAFEKVQKAMKQAARDMADENRVALENHAG
- a CDS encoding ABC transporter substrate-binding protein, which encodes MLRMLVLSLALVSASLPAHAADKLTVLLDWFVNPDHAALVVAKQRGMFDEAGLDVELVPPADPSAPPRLVAAGQADLAISYQPQLHVQVDEGLPLLRVGTLAETPLNSLVVLQSSGIDAIADLKGKTVGFSVGGFEDAVLGAMLKTAGLSLDDVKLVNINFALSPSLITGNVDAVIGAFRNFELNQLDIEGHPGKAFYPEENGVPVYDELILVAHKDRVSDNRLRQFLDVVEEATLWLTNHPGEAWALFIKAHPDLDNELNRRAWADTLPRLAKRPAALDAARYARFGRFMKASGLVKKTVAVEKLAIELAPAQ
- a CDS encoding ABC transporter permease, producing MFSLLHALSVLALLLAVWQGAKWFFGPPDFLLPGPSTVAGVMYHQFQYVGVNALITVQEMVLGLLAGSLLGMGVAIALAGFPVLDRYLMPVVVTTQTLPVFAIAPILVIWFGLGLGSKIVMAALIIFFPIASAFYDGLKQTPARWLDLGHSWGANRMQLFYHMRLPAALPPLMTGLKVAATIAPIGAVVGEWAGAAGGLGFVMLQANARTQMDVVFAALIVLAVCAWLLRFAVVKLSDRLIWWARHAHD